A window of Fragaria vesca subsp. vesca linkage group LG7, FraVesHawaii_1.0, whole genome shotgun sequence contains these coding sequences:
- the LOC101312481 gene encoding DNA-directed RNA polymerases I, II, and III subunit RPABC1-like has protein sequence MAAVASNDAVSPGGGYRPGCMTSHVVQGSLESYRYYMSRRTVMEMLSDRGYNVPDSELTRSLTEFHTAFGQNPDLDRVSFSVSLRSNPKKKIMVLFCGTDEIRKANAREIYAKLMNKDISSLMLVLQSKINSFARKELETYPYKVETFHISELLVNVTKHVLHPKYEILTAEEKKNLLRKYKLEDKKLPLMLETDAFARYYGLEKGQVVKITYRGGAVGALKTYRCIG, from the exons ATGGCCGCCGTAGCCTCAAACGACGCCGTTTCGCCTGGCGGTGGATACCGGCCCGGATGCATGACCAGCCACGTCGTCCAAGGCAGCCTGGAGAGCTACAGGTACTACATGTCTCGCCGTACGGTCATGGAGATGCTCAGCGACCGTGGCTACAACGTCCCCGACTCCGAGCTCACTCGCTCACTCACCGAGTTCCACACCGCGTTCGGCCAAAACCCTGACCTCGACCGTGTCTCCTTCTCCGTCTCTCTCCGCTCCAATCCCAAGAAGAAG ATCATGGTCCTCTTCTGTGGAACTGATGAAATCAGAAAAGCGAATGCCCGTGAGATTTATGCTAAGCTCATGAACAAAGATATAAGCTCTCTCATGCTTGTTCTGCAAAGTAAAATCAACTCCTTTGCTCGAAAGGAACTGGAGACCTATCCTTACAAAGTTGAAACTTTCCAT ATTTCTGAACTGCTGGTCAATGTTACAAAGCATGTTTTACACCCAAAGTATGAGATACTTACCGCTGAAGAAAAGAAAAATCTGCTAAGGAAGTACAAGTTGGAAGACAAGAAG CTGCCTCTCATGCTGGAAACTGATGCATTTGCACGCTACTATGGATTGGAGAAGGGACAGGTTGTAAAGATTACTTACCGTGGTGGAGCTGTTGGTGCCCTCAAAACTTACCGTTGCATTGGCTGA
- the LOC101312766 gene encoding uncharacterized protein LOC101312766 yields the protein MFDWNDQELANIIWGEACESDDHIVPYPEATDDYQDKKERNQESDTIKPTEQKAPGAKVDLHGREPESSSNFETGEGISTSGFRTDTWPDLSGFEKSEQHCMAEANQLVKGAELIQNSNEAKEQFVDYGWATIGSFDDLDQIFSNDDTIFSHGSLGNVDELWSSRDATNSPIKAFPLTSDSPSCGSGALRNVSEHSEVKTEYVQQDEQAISPVSGTTDYSASHGLQNAPATVDHVEYAVGKSRTTEKEQTVSDLGNSTVTNSYQPAVNSSSSTEIPDKVSRQRKFLRSRKKLEDKNEGKSLQDFYSNWPSTRNPSGQFDNQLPTLIVQSSPTSVLGHKRQLQGPESFPYQHLSNQFLSQPMFGTLTNACQATPVLSHIQPGQIKHQTFLSGSDVSPGSAITKSADTCAKPLTMTTQEKIEKLRRRQQLQAMLAIKKQQQQFSHQVLCTNQPTAQKCPKENQIQHSERADLDVEDLSTLPSLDPNSPIEQDDSNTVSAAVQYYSAEDTILNRLQDIIAKLDIRTRLCIRDSMLRLAQSAVQRHHTSDTGSSNRSSKDEPENVAKEEISGCNRYASMPDVETETNPIDRTVAHLLFHRPLELSGKHSGVPESPAPTKMPCECKTAGLTSLSNGVLPDSLKNKTYSHQESGNYFPDREPQSADQKFPCTNKSENGPADGGSGTMEVEASN from the exons ATGTTTGATTGGAACGACCAAGAG CTTGCAAATATAATATGGGGCGAGGCATGCGAGAGTGATGACCATATTGTGCCTTATCCTGAGGCAACTGATGATTACCAAGACAAGAAGGAACGTAACCAAGAATCTGATACCATCAAGCCTACTGAGCAGAAGGCACCTGGAGCCAAAGTTGATTTGCATGGGAGGGAGCCTGAAAGCAGTTCCAACTTTGAGACTGGTGAAGGAATATCTACTTCTGGATTCAGAACAGACACATGGCCTGACTTATCTGGTTTTGAGAAAAGTGAACAACATTGCATGG CTGAGGCGAATCAACTTGTGAAAGGTGCTGAACTTATTCAAAATTCCAATGAGGCTAAAGAACAATTTGTTGACTATGGGTGGGCTACTATTGGAAGCTTTGATGACCTTGATCAAATTTTCAG CAATGATGACACTATATTCAGCCATGGAAGTCTTGGTAATGTGGATGAGCTGTGGTCTTCTAGAGATGCCACTAATAGTCCAATCAAAGCATTTCCTTTGACTTCAGACTCCCCAAGTTGCGGGTCAGGAGCATTAAGGAATGTGTCAGAGCATTCGGAAGTTAAAACAGAATATGTGCAGCAAGATGAACAGGCAATTTCTCCTGTCTCTGGTACGACAGATTATTCTGCATCTCATGGTCTGCAGAATGCCCCTGCAACTGTTGATCATGTAGAATATGCTGTGGGAAAAAGTAGGACCACAGAAAAGGAGCAG ACAGTGTCAGACTTGGGCAACAGCACTGTAACAAATTCCTACCAACCTGCTGTAAATTCTTCTTCCTCGACTGAAATTCCTGATAAG GTTTCCAGGCAGAGAAAGTTTTTGAGGTCTCGTAAAAAGTTGGAGGACAAAAACGAGGGGAAATCATTGCAAGATTTTTATAGCAACTGGCCTTCAACAAGAAATCCTTCTGGACAATTTGATAACCAGTTGCCAACCCTTATTGTTCAGTCTTCTCCCACTTCAGTTCTTGGTCACAAGAGACAGCTTCAAGGACCCGAGTCTTTCCCGTACCAGCATCTGTCAAATCAATTTTTGTCTCAGCCTATGTTTGGGACTCTCACTAATGCATGCCAGGCTACGCCGGTGCTTTCTCACATTCAGCCTGGGCAGATTAAGCATCAAACTTTTCTTTCTGGTTCTGACGTTTCTCCAGGTAGTGCGATAACCAAGTCAGCAGATACTTGCGCCAAGCCTCTGACTATGACTACTCAGGAAAAAATTGAAAAGTTAAGAAGGCGGCAGCAACTGCAGGCAATGCTTGCTATTAAAAAACAACAGCAACAATTTAGCCATCAAGTCTTGTGCACCAATCAGCCTACCGCACAAAAGTGTCCTAAAGAAAATCAAATTCAGCACTCTGAGAGAGCTGATCTGGATGTTGAAGATTTAAGCACTCTTCCTTCTCTGGACCCAAATTCACCCATTGAACAAGATGATTCAAATACAGTTTCTGCAGCAGTTCAATATTACTCAGCGGAGGACACGATACTCAACAGGCTTCAAGATATTATAGCAAAG TTGGACATCAGAACAAGACTTTGCATACGGGATAGCATGTTGCGGTTAGCTCAAAGTGCAGTGCAAAGGCATCATACAAGTGATACTGGCAGTTCCAACAGAAGCAGCAAGGATGAGCCTGAAAACGTTGCAAAGGAGGAAATCAGCGGCTGTAACAG GTATGCCAGCATGCCAGATGTTGAGACCGAGACAAATCCTATAGACCGAACTGTGGCTCATTTGCTCTTTCATCGGCCGTTGGAACTATCAGGAAAACATTCTGGTGTACCAGAATCACCTGCTCCTACTAAGATGCCATGTGAATGCAAAACAGCAGGCTTAACAAGCTTGTCAAACGGAGTATTGCCTGACAGTTTGAAGAACAAAACCTACTCTCATCAAGAATCTGGAAATTATTTCCCAGATCGTGAGCCCCAGTCCGCGGATCAGAAATTTCCTTGCACAAACAAGTCTGAAAATGGACCAGCAGATGGTGGAAGTGGAACTATGGAGGTTGAAGCCTCTAATTGA